A genome region from Myxococcales bacterium includes the following:
- a CDS encoding cbb3-type cytochrome c oxidase subunit I, whose protein sequence is MSEAHAEMGFLRKYVFSTDHKIIGIQYGITALVFLFFGFCLMMMMRWQLAYPGEPIPLIGGLLGETRTDRGAMLPNFYNQLGAMHGTIMVFMGIVPLAVGAFGNYFVPLQIGAPDMAFPRLNMASYQAFVIGGVIMLVSFFLPGGAASSGWTSYAPLAVIATTGQTFWLFGMMFLIASSLLGGINFIVTIIHLRAEGLTFFRLPFFVWSQLVTAFLLVLAFPALQAASVMQLMDRLAGTSFFMPSGLVVGGEQIAAVGGGSPLLWQHLFWFLAHPEVYVLILPGMGIVAEVIAVNTRKPLWGYRPMVYSLLFLGFLSFGVWAHHMYMTGMGTTMSTFFQITTMIISIPSVIILTCLVISLWGASIRFPVPMLFALAFLPMFGIGGLTGLPLGLAAPDAFLHDTYYVIGHFHYVVAPGTIFALFAGIYHWWPKITGRQMNEALGKIHFWFSFLFMNGIFMPMMFEGMAGVSRRLFDPTIYVTGEAAHGLTIMTSWSAWGLALAQVPFIINFFWSMRKQEMAEDNPWQATTLEWATPTPPPHGNFPETVVAYSGPYEYSVPGAERDFSPQFIKQEA, encoded by the coding sequence ATGAGCGAAGCACACGCCGAAATGGGGTTCTTGCGCAAGTACGTGTTCTCTACGGACCACAAGATAATCGGGATCCAGTATGGAATCACCGCCCTGGTGTTCTTGTTCTTTGGCTTTTGCTTGATGATGATGATGCGCTGGCAGCTCGCCTATCCAGGAGAACCGATTCCGCTGATTGGAGGATTGCTCGGGGAAACGCGCACGGATCGCGGGGCCATGCTGCCCAATTTCTACAATCAGCTCGGCGCCATGCACGGCACGATCATGGTCTTCATGGGCATCGTGCCTCTCGCCGTGGGGGCATTTGGAAACTACTTCGTCCCGCTCCAGATCGGTGCGCCGGACATGGCCTTTCCCAGGCTGAACATGGCGAGCTACCAGGCGTTCGTGATCGGCGGTGTGATCATGCTCGTGAGCTTCTTCCTGCCGGGCGGCGCGGCCAGTTCGGGATGGACGTCGTACGCCCCGCTTGCAGTGATCGCGACGACAGGACAGACGTTCTGGCTTTTTGGCATGATGTTCCTGATTGCGTCGTCGCTGCTGGGCGGGATCAACTTCATCGTGACGATCATTCACCTGCGTGCGGAGGGCCTCACTTTCTTTCGCCTGCCTTTCTTCGTGTGGTCCCAGCTCGTGACGGCGTTCCTCCTGGTGCTGGCGTTTCCCGCCCTCCAGGCTGCGAGCGTCATGCAGCTGATGGACCGACTCGCCGGCACTAGTTTCTTCATGCCCAGCGGGCTGGTGGTCGGTGGCGAACAGATCGCCGCGGTCGGAGGTGGCAGCCCCTTGCTCTGGCAGCACTTGTTCTGGTTCTTGGCCCATCCCGAGGTGTACGTGCTGATCCTGCCCGGCATGGGAATCGTGGCGGAGGTAATCGCGGTCAATACCCGCAAGCCTCTGTGGGGCTACAGGCCAATGGTGTACTCGCTGCTCTTCCTCGGTTTCCTGTCCTTCGGTGTGTGGGCCCACCACATGTACATGACCGGCATGGGAACCACGATGAGTACCTTCTTTCAGATCACCACGATGATCATCTCGATCCCCTCGGTGATCATCCTCACCTGCTTGGTCATCAGTCTATGGGGTGCCTCGATCCGATTCCCCGTCCCCATGCTCTTCGCGCTGGCTTTCCTGCCTATGTTCGGGATCGGCGGGCTCACCGGGCTGCCCCTTGGTTTGGCCGCCCCGGACGCCTTCCTGCACGATACCTACTACGTGATTGGGCACTTCCACTACGTGGTCGCCCCCGGGACCATCTTTGCGTTGTTCGCGGGCATCTATCACTGGTGGCCAAAGATCACCGGCCGACAGATGAATGAAGCCCTGGGGAAGATCCACTTCTGGTTCTCCTTCCTCTTCATGAATGGCATCTTCATGCCGATGATGTTCGAGGGCATGGCGGGAGTGAGTCGTCGGCTCTTCGATCCGACGATCTACGTTACGGGAGAGGCGGCTCACGGCCTGACCATCATGACATCCTGGTCAGCCTGGGGCCTCGCCCTGGCTCAAGTCCCGTTCATCATCAACTTCTTCTGGAGCATGCGAAAGCAGGAGATGGCGGAAGACAATCCCTGGCAGGCGACGACTCTCGAATGGGCAACGCCTACCCCGCCGCCCCATGGAAACTTCCCCGAAACGGTCGTGGCCTACAGTGGGCCGTATGAATACTCTGTACCCGGCGCGGAGCGCGACTTCTCCCCGCAGTTCATCAAACAAGAGGCATAG